Within Gaiella occulta, the genomic segment GAGGTCGGTGCGGCGCACGGGCGCCCGGTTGACGAGGTACTGGCCCTCTCCGCCGCGCACGAGCCGCCGCGTGATCGCCACCTCGCTGTAGTCGAGGTCGGCGCCGAAGTCGCCGTCCTCGTTGTCGAAGACGAGCTCGACTTCGCAGTGGTCGGCCGCGGGCCGCGTGGCCGAGCCGCCGAAGAGGACGTCGTCGGGCTTCTCCGCGCGCAGCTCCGACGGGGTGAGCGAGCCCGCCGCCCACACGATCGCGTCGGCGACGTTCGACTTGCCGGAGCCGTTCGGGCCGACGACGACGGCAACGCCCGGCTCGAGCCTCAACTCGATCGGGTCGACGAACGACTTGAAGCCGCGGAGCTTGATCGCGCGCAGATGCACGGGAGCAGTCTGCCGATCGCGACGGACGGCCCGCCGCCTCCCCGCGCGAGCCGCGCGCGTAGACGCGCTCACGCCTCGACGGCGCCGTCCCCGAACCCGAGCGCCTCGAGCGCCTGCTGCGCGGCCTCCTGCTCCGCGGCCTTCTTCGTCGTCCCGCGGCCGACGCCGAGCTGCTCGCCGTCGATGACGGCCGCGCAGACGAAGCGCCGGTCGTGCGGCGGCCCCTCGACGTCGAGCACGGCGTACTGCACCTGCGTGCCGCTGCGGGCGAGCGCCTCCTGCAGCTCCGTCTTGTTGTCGACGTGCCCGGTGCGCGCGAACTCGATGCGGTCGGCGAAGGCGTCCACGATCGCCGCCTCGACGCGCTCGAAGCCGTGCTCGAGGTAGACGGCGGCGATCGCCGCCTCGAGCAGAGCGGCCAGCACGTTGCGGCTGAGCGAGATCCGTTTGAGCTCGGGCTCCGGCACGTCCTGCGCCTGGTCGAGCAGGTAGCGGGCGAGGTCGAGCTCGCGCGCCACGCCCGCGCAGCTGTGTCGCGAGACGACGTGCGCGCGGATCTTCGCCAGGCGTCCCTCGGAGGCGTCCGGGAAGCGGTCGTAGAGGGCGCGCGCGATCGCCAGCTCGAGCACCGAGTCGCCGAGGAACTCGAGCCGCTCGTACGACGACGCCCGGTCGGGCGCCCAGGACGTGTGGGTGAAGACGTGCTCGCGCCGCTCCGGGGGAAGGGCGTCGATCAGGCGCGCGAGCTCGCGCCCCTCCCCCGAGCGGGCGTCGGTGCTACTGGTGCGCGACGACGTAGTCGACGGCCTGGCCGACGGTCGTGATCTTCTGCGCGTCCTCATCCGAGATCTTGATGCCGAACTGATCTTCGAGCTCCATGATCAGCTCGACGAGATCGAGGGAATCGGCATCGAGGTCCTCCTGGAAGGAGGCCTCGTCGGAGAGCTCGCCCTCGTCGACCCCCAGCTGCTCGCTGAGAACCGCCTTGACGCGCTC encodes:
- the rnc gene encoding ribonuclease III; this encodes MRTRRRSRPSARPSTTSSRTSSTDARSGEGRELARLIDALPPERREHVFTHTSWAPDRASSYERLEFLGDSVLELAIARALYDRFPDASEGRLAKIRAHVVSRHSCAGVARELDLARYLLDQAQDVPEPELKRISLSRNVLAALLEAAIAAVYLEHGFERVEAAIVDAFADRIEFARTGHVDNKTELQEALARSGTQVQYAVLDVEGPPHDRRFVCAAVIDGEQLGVGRGTTKKAAEQEAAQQALEALGFGDGAVEA
- the acpP gene encoding acyl carrier protein gives rise to the protein MSRDEVSERVKAVLSEQLGVDEGELSDEASFQEDLDADSLDLVELIMELEDQFGIKISDEDAQKITTVGQAVDYVVAHQ